One part of the Phragmites australis chromosome 3, lpPhrAust1.1, whole genome shotgun sequence genome encodes these proteins:
- the LOC133912204 gene encoding UDP-glucuronic acid decarboxylase 1-like: MKQLHRQSSMSKQHRPHHHASLSRTLASYLLREQRLLFVLLGFLLASSFFLLGPSLTPHPSSASTSNALAAIATRIPSGGGSTVSAAGARRLPVGVRKPSLRVVVTGGAGFVGSHLIDKLLARGDSVIVVDNFFTGRKDNVAHHLGNPRFELIRHDVVEPILIEVDQIYHLACPASPVHYKFNPIKTIKTNVMGTLNMLGLAKRVGARFLLTSTSEVYGDPLEHPQKESYWGHVNPIGVRSCYDEGKRTAETLTMDYHRGAGVEVRIARIFNTYGPRMCLDDGRVVSNFVAQALRKQPMTVYGDGKQTRSFQYVSDLVDGLVTLMESEHIGPFNLGNPGEFTMLELAQVVKETIDPGASVEFKPNTADDPHMRKPDIAKAKSLLNWEPKISLKQGLPRMVSDLQKRIMEEK; encoded by the exons ATGAAGCAGCTCCACCGGCAATCGAGCATGAGCAAGCAGCACCGCCCGCACCACCACGCCTCCCTCTCCCGCACCCTCGCTTCCTACCTTCTCCGGGAGCAGCGCCTCCTCTTCGTCCTCCTCGgcttcctcctcgcctcctccttcttcctcctcggccCCTCCCTCACGCCgcacccctcttccgcctccaCCTCCAACGCCCTCGCCGCCATCGCCACCAGAATCcccagcggcggcggctccacCGTCTCCGCCGCCGGCGCACGCCGCCTCCCCGTCGGCGTCCGCAAGCCCTCCCTGCGCGTCGTCGTCACCGGGGGCGCGGGGTTCGTCGGCAGCCACCTCATAGACAAGCTCCTCGCCCGCGGGGACAGCGTCATCGTCGTCGACAACTTCTTCACGGGGCGCAAGGACAACGTCGCGCACCACCTCGGCAACCCGCGATTCGAGCTCATCCGCCACGACGTCGTCGAGCCCATCCTCATCGAGGTCGACCAGATCTACCACCTTGCCTGCCCCGCATCCCCCGTGCACTACAAATTCAACCCCATCAAGACTATCA AGACAAATGTGATGGGGACATTGAACATGCTGGGATTGGCGAAGAGAGTCGGGGCCCGGTTCTTGTTGACCAGTACCAGCGAGGTGTATGGTGATCCTCTTGAGCATCCACAGAAGGAGAGCTACTGGGGCCATGTCAATCCCATAG GTGTTAGGAGCTGTTACGACGAAGGAAAGAGAACGGCAGAAACTCTTACCATGGATTATCATCGCGGTGCTGGTGTTGAG GTGAGGATTGCACGCATATTCAACACATATGGCCCTCGTATGTGTTTAGATGATGGCCGAGTCGTTAGCAACTTTGTTGCACAG GCTTTGCGGAAACAACCGATGACAGTCTATGGTGATGGAAAACAAACTCGAAGCTTCCAATATGTTTCAGATTTG GTTGATGGGTTGGTAACTCTGATGGAAAGTGAGCATATTGGACCTTTCAACTTGGGAAATCCAGGAGAATTTACCATGTTAGAGCTTGCACAG GTAGTAAAAGAAACAATCGACCCAGGTGCATCTGTCGAGTTTAAACCCAACACTGCAGATGATCCACACATGAGAAAACCTGACATCGCTAAGGCAAAATCTCTTCTCAATTGGGAGCCAAAAATCTCACTGAAACAAGGCCTGCCACGCATGGTCTCGGACTTACAGAAACGCATCATGGAAGAGAAATGA
- the LOC133912203 gene encoding uncharacterized protein LOC133912203, with the protein MASNVRGRSRRRGESGGSSERNTAHSAVPTVDHHGFVSLTKQAIYPGIISDPLFAAGNRQSKSREASVVPMKMLIDEEFSKDVNARHISPGPVGRLMGLHSLPSSGTCSQHRYSHSHARKTSPSSSHDRYGVYEDIPHRRSADDIRDVFEVMEGTKAKMHRSPRSRNGNTSSRSDKIDSADIDFIRQKFMDAKRLSTDESLHMSEEFNETLDALVSNRDLLLEFLQKFDPIVKRDLHNHGSPSSTANCITILKPSRRNQFTGMDNIYPQDKGTESYFNMQKEEKQSLRKPNLNVSSQSLKEESGSLRQKLSRSSHQENTDKRTCPTRIVVLKPSLMKVHDIEGAFALNHKISHSDYRRHKECHDVGRWSPNAEEEYMCQVSLGDSETLGHMGKGSREIAREITKQMRSARGGSRKHVVKPETRTFVLDERSQSLSSVTKLKTSEAFHRSPELCDAWTSSSYNSSPTYSTETSVSKEAKKHLSKRWKKTHLCQHQVTDNDGFSTLGDMLVLSDQDTSKVATHKMACRKCPKGEVQRNRMQGSCNDGSRDAATSNLTRSKSLPSSFIRGVPKSNNRKRTGSGRHNEFSMLKDVLKVGPHYSEYACRGRPRQSLSRGSTFHGDESDLMSPGNEERMVIEREIHVNYEETANGIAMPDTSEQSLHPANLDDELDAVGFLDTSSAVPDMNQEPMSPAGAGQNQQKLKQSATAFDDHLLVPNLDDLVTEDERIEYHQADNYPPVHDPRTESEFPDGIGHHQGHDNQTLCIPPTGSESPMTSNKDEQRSPVSVLESSMDVEDVYSGDFEKISADLQELRMQLRLLKRETTDRGDDTELFILSDDEAACQPPPEMENSHTFRDDEERDFSYVLDVLTDMGINSANPDVLLNKCYFLECPAGPDSYDKLEQRYSSLILWPQPERKLLFDITNAALADIITSLMQCGSKGLLRRCSPEWDEGFVEMVWQRVVQVRQEMEFNQEGLLLDVEWVGSEDGTYLVGSDIGSTLQEDLLEEIIADFLGVTKSAKLFG; encoded by the exons ATGGCGAGCAATGTGCGCGGCAGATCGCGGCGCAGGGGAGAGAGCGGCGGGTCGTCCGAGCGGAATACGGCGCATTCCGCAGTTCCCACCGTGGATCACCATG GGTTTGTGTCCTTGACGAAACAAGCAATTTATCCTGGGATAATATCTGATCCTCTG TTTGCTGCGGGAAACAGGCAAAGTAAATCAAGAGAAGCCAGTGTTGTACCGATGAAAATGCTAATAGACGAAGAATTCTCAAAAGATGTCAATGCTAGGCACATTTCACCAGGTCCTGTAGGGAGATTAATGGGTCTTCATTCACTGCCTTCATCTGGAACTTGTAGCCAGCACAGATATAGCCATAGCCATGCACGAAAGACTTCACCCAGTAGTTCTCATGATCGATATGGTGTATATGAAGACATTCCACATAGGAGAAGCGCAGATGACATCAGGGATGTTTTTGAAGTTATGGAGGGCACAAAAGCAAAGATGCACCGGAGCCCCAGATCCAGAAATGGAAATACTAGTTCCAGATCTGACAAGATTGACAGTGCAGATATAGATTTCATAAGGCAGAAATTTATGGATGCTAAGCGTCTTTCTACTGATGAATCCCTTCATATGTCAGAAGAATTTAATGAGACACTTGATGCATTGGTATCTAATCGGGATCTTCTGCTGGAATTTCTTCAAAAGTTTGATCCTATTGTCAAAAGGGACCTGCATAATCATGGTTCTCCATCCTCCACCGCAAACTGCATTACAATATTGAAACCATCTCGAAGAAATCAATTTACTGGCATGGACAATATTTATCCACAAGATAAAGGTACCGAAAGCTACTTCAACATGCAAAAGGAAGAGAAACAATCTTTGAGGAAGCCAAATTTGAATGTGTCCTCTCAATCCCTAAAAGAAGAGTCTGGTTCATTGAGGCAGAAGCTGTCAAGGTCAAGTCACCAGGAAAACACCGACAAACGAACCTGTCCCACCCGGATTGTTGTCCTGAAGCCAAGTCTTATGAAAGTTCATGATATTGAAGGAGCCTTTGCCCTAAATCATAAAATCTCTCATTCTGATTATAGAAGACACAAAGAATGTCATGATGTTGGTAGATGGAGTCCGAATGCTGAAGAAGAGTACATGTGTCAGGTGTCCCTTGGAGACTCTGAAACATTAGGCCATATGGGGAAGGGCTCTAGAGAAATTGCTAGGGAGATCACGAAACAAATGAGATCTGCTAGGGGTGGAAGTAGGAAACATGTTGTCAAACCAGAGACCAGAACTTTTGTTTTAGACGAAAGGTCACAGTCCCTGTCATCCGTTACTAAGCTCAAGACTTCAGAGGCATTCCATAGATCCCCCGAGCTATGTGATGCTTGGACTTCATCCAGCTACAACTCTTCGCCAACATATTCAACTGAAACATCAGTAAGCAAGGAAGCAAAGAAACACCTCTCtaagagatggaagaagaccCATCTGTGCCAGCATCAAGTAACTGATAATGATGGCTTCAGCACGCTTGGGGATATGCTTGTTCTCTCGGATCAGGATACATCAAAAGTTGCTACCCATAAAATGGCTTGTCGGAAATGTCCAAAGGGAGAAGTGCAGAGAAATAGAATGCAGGGTTCGTGCAACGATGGTTCGAGAGATGCAGCTACAAGTAATTTAACTCGGTCCAAGTCTCTTCCATCATCCTTCATCCGCGGAGTTCCAAAGTCTAACAACAGAAAAAGAACTGGTAGTGGTAGGCATAATGAGTTTTCTATGCTTAAAGATGTTCTTAAGgtgggaccccactattctgaATATGCATGTCGTGGCAGACCAAGGCAATCTCTAAGTAGAGGTTCTACATTTCATGGTGATGAATCTGATCTGATGTCCCCAGGTAATGAGGAAAGAATGGTAATTGAACGTGAGATACACGTAAATTACGAGGAAACAGCTAATGGGATTGCCATGCCAGATACTTCTGAACAGTCACTACATCCTGCAAATCTTGACGATGAACTAGATGCAGTAGGTTTTCTGGATACCAGTTCTGCAGTCCCTGACATGAATCAAGAACCTATGTCTCCTGCTGGAGCTGGACAGAACCAGCAAAAGCTTAAACAGTCAGCAACAGCATTTGACGACCACCTTCTTGTCCCTAATCTCGATGATTTGGTGACTGAG GATGAGCGTATTGAATACCATCAAGCTGATAATTACCCACCTGTACATGATCCCCGGACAGAATCAGAATTTCCTGACGGGATTGGTCACCACCAAGGGCATGACAATCAAACCCTTTGTATTCCACCAACTGGATCAGAATCGCCAATGACCTCTAACAAAGATGAGCAGCGAAGTCCCGTGTCTGTTCTTGAATCTTCCATGGATGTGGAAGATGTTTACTCAGGAGATTTTGAGAAAATTAGTGCGGATCTTCAAG AACTCAGAATGCAACTTCGACTTCTCAAGAGGGAGACCACGGACAGGGGAGATGATACCGAGCTTTTTATATTGAGTGATGATGAGGCGGCATGTCAGCCACCTCCTGAAATGGAAAATTCCCATACTTTTAGGGATGACGAAGAAAGGGATTTCTCCTACGTGCTTGATGTTCTTACTGATATGGGCATTAATTCTGCTAACCCGGATGTGCTACTTAACAAGTGCTATTTCTTGGAGTGTCCTGCAGGCCCTGATTCATATGATAAACTTGAACAGAGGTACAGTAGCCTCATTTTGTGGCCGCAACCTGAGAGGAAGCTCTTGTTCGATATCACAAATGCTGCTCTTGCGGATATAATCACCTCTCTAATGCAGTGTGGCTCAAAGGGGTTGTTGAGGAGGTGCTCGCCCGAGTGGGATGAGGGGTTTGTGGAGATGGTGTGGCAAAGGGTGGTCCAGGTACGTCAAGAAATGGAGTTTAATCAGGAAGGGCTATTATTAGATGTAGAGTGGGTTGGTTCTGAAGACGGCACCTATCTGGTCGGGAGCGATATCGGGAGTACTTTGCAAGAAGATCTCCTTGAGGAAATCATAGCTGACTTCCTGGGGGTGACTAAATCCGCCAAGCTTTTTGGCTAG
- the LOC133912205 gene encoding dirigent protein 10-like, with translation MARNAVQTMSAALYLLLALAVPNCAFAGRVLGEQPAAGLGAGAAGAASAGTAATGNAGAAGAAAGNVGAGAAGTAGAAGAGDHPLTFFMHDILGGSQPSGRIVTGVVASTAANGQLPFARPNTNIFPIQGAVPLPQGATNLINSNNVPYVAGLGGTSSTIVQNNGNTVNGGNKNIPFVNAGNLPSGVTLQNLLFGTTTVIDDELTEGHELGAVVIGRAQGFYVASSQDGTSKTIVLTAMFEGPEAPHGDTLSFFGVHRMAAQESHIAIIGGTGKYENAKGFAAIQTLHLGDEHTTDGVETLLQFSIHLI, from the coding sequence ATGGCCAGGAACGCGGTGCAAACCATGAGTGCAGCGCTCTACCTGTTGCTCGCGCTCGCCGTGCCAAACTGCGCCTTCGCCGGCCGTGTCCTCGGCGAGCAACCTGCGGCCGGCCTAGGCGCGGGCGCTGCGGGAGCAGCGAGTGCTGGTACCGCCGCGACGGGCAACGCAGGAGCTGCCGGTGCCGCAGCGGGGAACGTAGGAGCTGGCGCGGCAGGAACAGCCGGAGCCGCCGGCGCGGGCGATCACCCGCTGACGTTCTTCATGCACGACATCCTCGGTGGCTCGCAGCCGTCCGGGCGCATCGTGACCGGCGTGGTGGCTAGCACGGCGGCCAACGGGCAGCTCCCGTTCGCGCGCCCGAACACAAACATCTTCCCGATCCAGGGCGCGGTGCCGCTGCCGCAGGGCGCCACCAACCTCATCAACAGCAACAACGTCCCCTACGTCGCCGGCCTCGGGGGCACCTCCAGCACCATCGTGCAGAACAACGGCAACACCGTCAACGGCGGCAACAAGAACATCCCCTTCGTCAACGCCGGGAACCTGCCGTCGGGTGTCACGCTCCAGAACCTCCTCTTCGGTACCACCACGGTCATCGACGACGAGCTCACCGAGGGCCACGAGCTCGGCGCCGTGGTCATTGGCAGGGCGCAGGGGTTCTACGTCGCCAGCTCGCAGGACGGCACCAGCAAGACGATCGTGCTCACGGCCATGTTCGAGGGTCCCGAGGCGCCACATGGCGACACACTCAGCTTCTTCGGGGTCCACAGGATGGCCGCGCAGGAGTCCCACATCGCCATCATCGGAGGAACCGGCAAGTATGAGAACGCCAAGGGCTTCGCCGCCATCCAGACGCTGCACCTCGGCGACGAGCACACCACCGACGGCGTAGAGACTCTTCTCCAGTTCAGCATTCACCTCATTTGA